The sequence AAGACTCTTGGACCGGCAAGCCCGTCTGAACCGACAGCGACAACTCGAGCCGCTACAGGTGTTACATCCAGCAGAGCGACGCTCCAAGGCACAGTGAATCCAAGTGGTTTAGATACCACGTATTGGTTTGAATACAGCACTGATTCTCTATTAGGTTCTGTACTTATCCAAACAACAGATAGCGCGACGATAACTGCAGGTACAAATGCAGTGCCGGTAACGGCCGACATTTCCGGACTCCCGGGAGCGACTACGTATTACTTCCGAATCGCAGCGCAAAACAGCGAGGGTACTGTTCGGGGAGATCGAATGACATTCAAAACGAAATAAGAAAAAACCAGAAATGAAAAAAATGCTCTCGATGTCGAGAGCATTTTTTTCATTTTCACATCCTCAATTTCCTCACATCTTCGATCATCTTTCTCATACGGTCTGACATCTTATAATGACTTTCTCCCCTCATATCTTTTGCCCCATTGCCCTCTTTCTTGTATTTTCTATCCTTATTTACTGATATCTTGTGTCCTGATGATTTCATAAGTATTTGTATGAATCTCCTACTGGTACTAATATGTTGTACCGGTAGAAGCTGGTGCATTTGTAGGCAATGAGACATTTACGTTTATACCATTTGAGGGTTGTGCAGTCTGACTGCCTCGCAAAGCCGGAAGGCCGTAGACAAAGAAAAGCACGATCACTATGATCGCGATGAGAACACCGAGAATGATTCCAAGTCCTGAGTCTTCGCTAGAATTTCCTGGAGTATTAATTATTGTTGACATTTTATTTCAAAGAATTAGCTAATGATAATTCGACTCGCTTATTATGACGAGCGGATGGATGATTTGTTACATACAAAAGAGTAATCTTTCATTGTTTTACGCGTCTTCAATAGCATATGGGGTGTTTTTTGTCCCATTCTTGTTGACTTCGGGTGTATTTAATAGAAAATGGGTATAAGGTTGCCACGCTTTTTATCCGCAAATAATTCACGCCTCATTTATGAAAAAAAGTTCCTCATTATTTAGTTCGTTCGCAGAGGTGATTCTCACTGCATCTCTCCTCTTTACGGCCTGTATTCCGTCCATGACTCTCGCCCAAACACCAGCGAATTTCTGTTTTACTTTCACGCGAGATCTCGGAATAAGCAAGCCATTGAGTCTGCAAGAGGCGGGAGCACTCAAAGAAATTCTTACGAACGAAGGCCTTTGGAACACCAGTTCTCCTATCGCCACATACAATAGCGCAGTCGCTCTGGCAGTATCCAGATTTCAAGAGAAATACGCGTCACAAATTCTCACACCGAACCGCCTCTCGCGCGGCACAGGCTTTGTCGGTCCTTCAACGCGGACAAAACTAAACGCGTTGTACGGATGCGGTACTTCTTCAAATACAAATATTCCTTGCGGACAGGGTGCTTTATTCAACACCCTGACCGGAGCACCTTGTTCCTCAACAATTTCTCCTATCAGTGGCTGTTTCCCCGGCGCACTCTTTAGCATCCTAACGGGCGAATCATGCAGTGTGAAATTGCCAGAGGGTTGCACGTCGTCGGCAGGTTACAGCGTCACAACAGGCGTTCAGTGTACTCCCCAACCTGTTACTCCTCTGCCCGCGGGATGTTCTTCAACGAACGGCTTTAGCGTAACGACCGGAATCTCTTGCGGTGTAGAAGCGCCTGGTTCAACACCAACTCCAACACCGCCACCTCCAGTTGTGGCAAGTCATGCATCCACAACGCTCGTAGTATCGCTTGTCCCGCTTCTTTCTGGTGGAGTGGTACACGCAGGCAAAACTGTACCGATCTCTTATCTTCAAATTACCAATGTGGGAAAAGAGCTTGCAATTCTTAGAGGATTTTGGGTACAACAAAATGGCACTGCTCCGACTCAATCAATCATCGGACTTTCAACTGTGGACGATAAAGGGGGCTCGCGGGGTATCGCTGGTGGCGCAGAAGGTTTAAGTCCTTTTAAAACTGATGGCTCAGCTTTTGCTCCGACAGATGCAACTTTTGCACCGGGCCAAATGCGTCTCTTCACTATTAAAGCAATCCTCACGAGCAATGTTACTCCTTATATCGGAACACAACTCAAAATCGATGTTACATCGATTGATACAAATGCAACAGCAGTATCGGGACAATTCCCTATTCACGGAACAACTTGGACGATTGCAAAATAGGCGGCCTCACGAATCATGAGTTTACTTTTTCTTTAAAAGTTGTACTATTCGCTTCGGCACAAAAGTAATCAGGAAAGCTTCGGAAAACTGTTTTCCAAGCCCGATTCCTGATGTTGAAAAAAGTGAGGAGGACGACATGACTAGCATCACGCTACCATCAGATGAGATTTTTTCGCATTGGCTTGCCTACGGTGGTAAGTTTAGCCCGGATACTCTTCGGGCGAATCTGGAGCACAGTAAGCGCTTGGGGTATGGGGGCATGGTCATCGTACCGGCCCTCATCCCGCCCGAATATCCGCCGGCCGCAATTTCCGAGGTATTCGCGGACACAAGGATGAAAGGCATCGCTTGCCTGTTCAATAAGGGCAGTGGGAAGGATCCGCTGAACCCGCTTGAAAGCGACGAGGTGCTTAATGAACTGCGTCTCCAGATGCCATATTCGGTTGACCTTTCGACCTGTGGCCTCGGCCCGTCGTTGGCTCTTGGGCCGGCCTACGTTCGCCACGTGGTCAAGGGTTGCGAGTTCCGGCAGGAAAACCTGTGTTGTTGGATGGGAAGGTTACGGGATTTTGGTCAGGAAAACCAGACGAGACTCGCGATTGAGATCCTGAACAATTTCGAAGACCCAACGGTCCCGAACAAGTTCCGAAATCTTCGTGAAGCCATTCGTGGTTTTGAGGACTGGCTTGGCTTTCAGGTGGACACTGGCCACTGGAACAAGCTCGGGTTCACCGCTGCGGATATCCTCGAAGCAAAGGCCGGCCATCTGGTTTGGTACCTTGAGCTGGTGAACGGGATGAGGGAACCGCTCGAAGAACCAAAGGGTGTTCCTATCTGGGAATGGATTGAAGCGGCACATCATTTCCCCGCACTTCGAGCGATTGGGGTTGAACCATTTGACCCTGAGAATGTCGTCAAGCCCTTTGGTTTGGACGCGCTCTGCCAGACCAGAATGCCCGGTTCAGATTGCCTGGTCCTCGATGCCAGAACTTTGCGGATGCGCCAGGTGATGACGCTACGTTAACAAGCGACACCGATGAAATGGAAGTTGAAACGCCGCGGGGTAGGAACCCCTGCGGCGCTTTTTATTACCAAAACATTACTTCCCCTCGTATGCCGTTTCTAAATCTTTAATAACGATTTTTTGCATCTGAAGCATAGCTGTCATAACGCGCCCCGCTTTTGCTTTGTCTTTATCCGCCAGAAGTTCTCCTAAAATTTTCGGAACCACTTGCCACGACAACCCGAATTTATCTTTAAGCCATCCGCATTGCTGTGACTTTGGGTCTCCCCCCAGAGAAAGTTTTTCCCAGTAATAATCTACTTCTTCTTGCGACCCACAATCTATGATAAAAGAAATCCCAGCATCGAAATGAAATACCGGCCCGCCATTTAAAGCCAAAAAATTATTATCTGCGAGGGTGTATTCAATCGTCAAAACAGTCCCTGCAGGCATGTGATGAACTTCAAACCCCTCTTTCCCATACCAAGCTATGTTCCCGATTTTTGATTCCCCTTTTGCGAAAGGCGAATTTTTAAAAATAGAAACGTAAAAGTTGACCGCTTCTTCAGCATTTTTGTCAAACCACAGACAGGGGGTTATTTTTTGCATGTTTTTAAAATTAAATAGTTAATGAATAATACAGTAAGACGTAATACAGGGAACTTGCTTTCACTCTTTTTATTTATACCTATCGAGAAACTCTTCAACTACTTTATTCACCTCTTGTATAGCCTCCGGACGATACCGATAATCATGATTCGAATCCAAAGCGTGTAGCATTTTCGGTTCCGCAGATTCTTCATAAGCCTTCTTCACATCTTCGGGAAGAGTGTCTTCATCCCATATGCCGTAGAAAAATAATTTCGGCTTGGTGCATGTTTTTAATGCTGGCAACGCATCATACTGCTGGCCGTCAATAAAGTAATTGATTGGCAATTCAAATTTTTTCTTTTCTTTCGTCTCATACTCGCCGGGTGGGATATCTCGGAAACTGACTTTCTTTCCCAAAGCTTCATCCTCTTTGCTCGGAGCACTCGGTGCCCCGTAGTATGACATGATTGCGACAATATGGGTCACGTGCGGATTTTTCGCCCCAGCTAACATAGCGACAGTTCCACCTCTACTGTGCCCGGCAAGTAACGTCGGTTTATTTCCAAAATGTTCGAAAAGCTCGTCAACCGCCTTCAAATAATTCGTCGTGGTATAAAGCTCAATTCCCCCGGGACTTTCCCACACCCCAGGCGGGTCAAAAGAGAGCGCAAGATATCCTCGGCCCGCCAAATAATCAACAAGAATGGTGTTGTGAATATAATCTTTGCTATCCAACCTGCCTGGAATAATTATGGCAAGTTTTTCTGAAGCAGGATTGCCTTTGAGATAAATTCCCAGTTCAAAACTTTTAGTCTTTATTATTGCCATACGCCGATAATCGCGCCAGCAACCAAGAGTGTTACGAGCATTCCGCCAATTCCGATCCAAAATAAAGATTTTTTTCCGCCCCAAAGCACATCGCCCAATTTAAGCGGAACAACAAAACCAATCCATACTCCAAATGCATTCTCCACACCGCCGTACAAACCAGTATGAATACTGGTACCGATATACCAAGCCAAAACAAAAAACATTACGAGACTTGCAACAAATTGGCCGACATACGAAAGCGTCATGGATTTCTTCATTTTCTCCCGCTGTTCCGGACTCCATGAATCCATACCCATTGCTTGCATATACTTTTTGCCAAACAGTGGTCCGTACCAAATTGATCCTACGACCATGCTTGCTACTGCAGAAACCAACACCGCCCAATAATTGATTACCATACTTTTTATAAAAAATTACATTACTAAAAACTTACAAAATAATTATAACAAAAACACGCTTTCTTTGCCCCCTCAATGAGGTCATTTTATCATCCCAGCACCCTTCGCATAATCTTCAAAAGACGCTTTGCTGAATTGGTTCGTGTACATTCCTTTCAATAAAACTTTCTTGCCGGAGAGAGTCTGTAATTCTCTCACAAATGCTACGAGATCAATTTTTGCATCTTGCGGACCCGAGATCTTCAAAGTTTTTGTCTCGATCAATTTCGTCTTCCCTTTCTTTGTGTATATGCGAAATGCGGATGGTAAAGCAGTCGCTAAACTCCCCGCAGAACCCTGGAAAGCAATTGTCTCTACTTCCGGCCACGTCGCGGTGAGAAAGAATTTGCCTTTTTTATGCACAAAATGAGTCTGGTAAAGCTCGAGTGTAGATGCGGGATAGAAATACAGAAAAATAGAAAAGAAGACAATTGTGAGAAACACTCCCTTCAGTAAAAAGAGGGCGAAAACCGTATCGGAAGCACTCAAATACGCATAATACAAAATTGATAAAAGATACGGAATGAGAAAATAGGAAGCGAGAAAGAGGGTTCTCTTTTTGCTTTCGTAATACACCTTTGGATACGTTTCCATACATAAAATCGTATCAAAAAATAAGGGCTTTTACTAATCACCCCAGAAAAGTTGGCAACAAAAAAACTCTTTTTTTAAGCGAGTTTTTTTGTTTCTCAAATACTAAAATCGAACAAGCAAGAGAACCCCGACCACGATAGCTGCGATGGCAGAGATTACCTGAGAATATTTAAAAGGATAAAAATGGCTGACACCGAAAACAAGGAAAAAAACAACTTCTGCGATAGTGAGTAATGACATGAAAAATAAGTGATTAAAATTGATAAAGGACCTTTCATTTATTATAGCATGGTTCATTCCTCTTTAAAGAAGCGGATATACCCCGCATTCTTTCACTAAACCGGATTCATACCCTTTATTGAATGCAGCGATACGCTGAGCTGACGAGCCGTGGGTCCACGATTCCGGATTTACCCTTCCTGTTACTTCTGATTGGATGCGATCGTCTCCGACGGCTCCTGCCGCATCTATCGCCTCATGTATTTCTCCGGGTTCAAAAACGCCCAAATCTTTCAGAGAATAGGCCCAAAGCCCGGCGAAACAATCAGCTTGCAACTCAAGCTGTATTGATTCCTCATTAGACAAATTATCCGGAAGATCATAGAGCTGATACTGTACGTGGTGGCCGACTTCATGAGCGATAACATAAGCTTCGGCCACATCGCCACCTTCCGCGCCAAGCCGTGTCGTCAGTTCATCAAAGAATGTCTCGTCGAGATAAATGGTTTGATCAAGCGGGCAATAGTGAGGACCTACGCGGGCATCGGCACCGCCACAGCCGGAGTCTGTGGCGGTGCGAAAGAGCACCAGTTTTGGTTCGTCATAGGCCATATCGCTTTCTGCAAATACTTTTGACCACATATCATTGGCAGAACCGAGAACCTTCGATGCAAATACTTCATAACTATCCGCGCCTTCAAAATCTTTTGCATCATAGGATTGCGAAGTCTCCGTCTGAACATCTTGTAATTGCGTAAGGACATCGCCCACGCTTCCTCCGCCGAGAAAATTCATAAGTAAGACAATAACCAGACCTGTTAATCCCAAACCTCCGCCCACAATGACACCCGGTCGCACCCCGCGCCGATCCCGATCATCGATATTTCCTTGGCTGTTTATTTTGTTCCAGAATGCCATAGCGTATTTGTATATTGCAATGACGTAACAGAAAGGGTTCCATTGCAATGGCTGCGTGAGTACTTGCTAAACCATGAATCTAGCGCACAGTTCTATAAACGGTAATGTTTCCGCATCTTATACGACGACTATAGTGTAAGCCCATAGCGAGGTCGATTATCCTTATTCATTAGTAATAAAACATTACAAGACTAATCACAAAAAAATAATCATGAAAAAAACTATTGCCAAAATCGCCCTAATCGGTACGCTTCTAGCTCCCCTAGCGTTTGCCTTGCCTGTAGGGGCGGCAGCACCGAATTGGAACGCGACAGGAAATTATGTAGTAGCTTTCAACTATCTAGGAACTGACTACGCCCATGATATGACGCTGACCCAAGACAATACGGGAAATCTGACTGGAAACGGAGGAAGTCCAGTTGGAGCAAATGTATACACTTGGGTAATCACTTCCGGAACAGTTTCCGGCGACACGATTAACTTCTACGCAAACTATACTGCGACAGCGGATGCTGTGACGCCCCAGACGACAATGCATGTATCAGGAACCATTGCTTCAAACGGAACAATGTCAGGCACATGGTCTGATAATTACCAAGGAGGTTCGCGAGCAGGTACCTTCATGACAACAAGTGGTACGGCAACAGCTTTGCCTGGATCTTTAGCCGCTGAAGATTTCGGCGTCGTAAATTATGACACCGGTCTTGGCCAGCTCAAAGGTTACACTGCAGGATTCGGATTGACTGATGCGACATTCGCGCATGTTCAGTCAGTGGTAGTGAAATTGTATGCTGGAAGCACGCTTCTTCAGACAAACACTGCTACGGCGAAAGTGGGCAACACACTCACCGGTTCGCAGATCTCTTCTCCGTTTGATGTATCCGGAACGTTTGATTACGCTACAGACGGGTATTGGACGAATGTAAGAGAGACGCAGTATGGACAAAGTGTCCCTGCTACAAGAGTAGTAGCAACAGTCACGTTGGAGAATGGTAAAGTGGTAACCGCAGAGAATACAAATCTCACCGGTGATCCAACAACCATCTTCCCTCCAACACCTACCCCTACCCCAACGCCTACTCCAGCAGAGAAGGACGCATGTAAGAATGGCGGATGGAAAACTTTCACAAACCCAAGCTTCAAGAATCAGGGTCAATGTGTAAGCTACACAAACCATCACTAGGACCTAGCGAAAGCTAGCAGCAAAAATCCGCCATAGGGCGGATTTTTGCTGCACTGATTTTAAAGCAAGAATTAAAAACAATTTAATTCTCTTTGCGAAGCCACGCTTGCACAGCCAATGAAATAACTTTCAGTCTCTCAGGCCTTACTCCTGCGACATGTTCCAGGCCAACATGGCTGCCGAGACTGCCCGCCGCTAAATCTTGCTCTCCTTTCCCTATTGATTTTAATGCGAGCAAAGCAATATCCCTTTCTTTGTCAGAAAGTCCTTGGAGTTGAAAAAACTCATCCGCTTTCACTTCGTCTTCATGAGTCTCTATTATGTGAAGTTGTTTTTTGGAATCTTCAAACATCATATATTAAGAGTATGACGCTCGCAGGAAAAGTCAATTTGAAACTTTTTTCTTACTCTTTATTACACCAATGAAGTAATAAAGAATTAAAGCAAGGATAGACCAGTAGAAAGCAAATACAGCGGCAACGAATGGAGGCGGCGGATCCTCTCGCAAGAAGCTCCCGGTAAAAAGCATGGGCCCTATCAAAACCATTTTGACAGGCAAAAGAATTTTGTATCCAACACTCTTCCACGCGACCGGTGAAGCCGTCCCCAACCAAGACTGGGGCGGTTGAGGGAAGACCCGCGCATCTCCACCAAAAAGCGTGTTTGAAATAAACATAAAGGCGAATGCGCAGATTAGGAAGATGATAACAAATTTTTTTCTGGAAATGGTCATGTGTTATATAAGCAGAATCAAAACAATAAGAAGAATGGCGATAGGAGAAATGATATCAAAAATTTTTTTCAAAGCAATTTCTCTCGGCTTAATCTTCAAATCATACACCCTTTTTTGTACATTCCTCCGTGTGAGATAGAAATCGAATACAATGCACAAAATTAAAAGAATAATCACTACTTTTTCCCAAGAAGAATGCGTAGCTAAGACATCTGTCAAAGAGAAATGAGAAGGTTTAGACGATTTTAAGGATGATCCTAGAAAAATTGAAAACATCATTATTACGAGAGCAAAAGCCAAAGCATATTCTTGAGTTGTAATCTTTTTCATGACTTTTTCACTATATCACAGAATTATTAGTAGCAAGGATCATCCTGGCCACAACTTTGCCTCGAGAGTGTTTTCTGCTATCATACAAAAGTTCTTTCGGAGAAATTTATTCCGGGGTAGCTCAGCGGTAGAGCAGTCGCCTGTTAAGCGATTGGTCACAGGTTCGATCCCTGTCCCCGGAGCAAGAAAAACCGCGCAAGCGGTTTTTTGCTTGCCCGGGGAAGAAAGCAACCAAAGTTGCTTTCGGCAGGGATCGAAGCCCAATTGAGCATTTTTTTGTAGAAAAAATCCAATCGGGCCACTGGTCGTGTAACGACCGATATTCCTGTCCCCGGAGCCTTCAGCACAAATAACACCCTTGGGTGTTATTTTGCTTTAATTGAGAATAAACGTGATATTAAGATACAATAGAGCGATGCCACTCTACCTTCGTGAAAAATTAAAAGACCCGCGCGTGAAAAAAACGATTGGGATTATTCTCATCATCGTCGGGCTTCTCGCGCTCTTCACTCCCCTTACTCCGGGCTCCTGGCTCATTCCTATTGGTCTCGAGCT is a genomic window of Candidatus Paceibacterota bacterium containing:
- a CDS encoding neutral zinc metallopeptidase; translated protein: MAFWNKINSQGNIDDRDRRGVRPGVIVGGGLGLTGLVIVLLMNFLGGGSVGDVLTQLQDVQTETSQSYDAKDFEGADSYEVFASKVLGSANDMWSKVFAESDMAYDEPKLVLFRTATDSGCGGADARVGPHYCPLDQTIYLDETFFDELTTRLGAEGGDVAEAYVIAHEVGHHVQYQLYDLPDNLSNEESIQLELQADCFAGLWAYSLKDLGVFEPGEIHEAIDAAGAVGDDRIQSEVTGRVNPESWTHGSSAQRIAAFNKGYESGLVKECGVYPLL
- a CDS encoding PGPGW domain-containing protein; this translates as MPLYLREKLKDPRVKKTIGIILIIVGLLALFTPLTPGSWLIPIGLELIGIDLLFYKKIKEWLKKKFGKTEETENLP
- a CDS encoding VOC family protein yields the protein MQKITPCLWFDKNAEEAVNFYVSIFKNSPFAKGESKIGNIAWYGKEGFEVHHMPAGTVLTIEYTLADNNFLALNGGPVFHFDAGISFIIDCGSQEEVDYYWEKLSLGGDPKSQQCGWLKDKFGLSWQVVPKILGELLADKDKAKAGRVMTAMLQMQKIVIKDLETAYEGK
- a CDS encoding DUF1761 domain-containing protein codes for the protein MVINYWAVLVSAVASMVVGSIWYGPLFGKKYMQAMGMDSWSPEQREKMKKSMTLSYVGQFVASLVMFFVLAWYIGTSIHTGLYGGVENAFGVWIGFVVPLKLGDVLWGGKKSLFWIGIGGMLVTLLVAGAIIGVWQ
- a CDS encoding alpha/beta fold hydrolase, giving the protein MAIIKTKSFELGIYLKGNPASEKLAIIIPGRLDSKDYIHNTILVDYLAGRGYLALSFDPPGVWESPGGIELYTTTNYLKAVDELFEHFGNKPTLLAGHSRGGTVAMLAGAKNPHVTHIVAIMSYYGAPSAPSKEDEALGKKVSFRDIPPGEYETKEKKKFELPINYFIDGQQYDALPALKTCTKPKLFFYGIWDEDTLPEDVKKAYEESAEPKMLHALDSNHDYRYRPEAIQEVNKVVEEFLDRYK